In Lautropia mirabilis, one DNA window encodes the following:
- a CDS encoding potassium channel family protein, which yields MIDVIYMILRRLRVPLIILIAVYAISIFGLAIAPGVDPDGNPWRMGFFHATYVMSYTATTIGFGEVPFPFSDQQRAWLIISIYLSVLAWTYAVGSVFAMTTDRTFRRTVARNVFRWQVKRLSGPFFVICGAGRSALALAQALDQLGHRVVVVEIDGERATRFALNEFLSPPLIMEADASHPGSLKDAGIHRRWCQGVIALTSNEHANQTIAIGAKLLREDITVIARVTDAEGTNNLHAFGNVHAVNPFQVLATNLSLDIAAPEVLRMEDWVTAAPGTPIPTRINLPKGKWVLIGYGRFGQTISATLDEARVPWKAIDPDRDLAGEARLQRGDNSEGSLKAAGVARASVLVAGTDNDTINLSVTTIARRLNPDIYVIIRQNQSADRLLIDAARANLRVVHSQLVVREILQTLKTPLLGDFISLVRQQGNTAASRVIERVMATVGNAAPRNWAFHCDPTQPGLFNAFFRNRGGRALTIEQILRDPRHHETRLTALAVMLVRRGERTLLPDPSTELRPGDRLLFMGQEMARQLQLNFLEDPLAVDYVRTGIQQPRGWLFRRLDAWWRMRQEARQVRQD from the coding sequence ATGATCGACGTCATCTACATGATCCTGCGGCGCCTGCGGGTGCCGCTGATCATCCTGATCGCGGTCTACGCCATCTCGATCTTCGGGCTGGCCATTGCGCCCGGCGTCGATCCGGACGGCAACCCCTGGCGGATGGGGTTCTTCCACGCCACCTACGTGATGAGCTACACGGCCACCACGATCGGCTTCGGCGAGGTGCCCTTTCCCTTTTCCGACCAGCAGCGGGCCTGGCTGATCATCTCCATCTACCTGTCGGTGCTGGCCTGGACCTACGCGGTGGGTTCGGTGTTTGCCATGACCACCGACCGCACCTTCCGGCGCACGGTGGCACGCAACGTGTTCCGCTGGCAGGTCAAGCGTCTGTCGGGCCCCTTCTTCGTGATCTGCGGTGCCGGTCGCAGTGCTCTGGCACTGGCCCAGGCCCTGGACCAGCTGGGCCACCGGGTGGTGGTGGTGGAGATCGACGGCGAGCGCGCCACCCGCTTTGCGCTCAACGAGTTCCTCAGCCCGCCGCTGATCATGGAGGCCGATGCCAGCCATCCGGGCTCCCTGAAGGATGCCGGCATCCACCGGCGCTGGTGCCAGGGCGTCATTGCCCTCACCAGCAACGAGCACGCCAACCAGACCATCGCCATCGGCGCCAAGCTGCTGCGTGAGGACATCACCGTCATTGCGCGCGTGACCGACGCCGAGGGCACCAACAACCTGCACGCCTTCGGCAACGTGCATGCCGTCAACCCGTTCCAGGTGCTGGCCACCAACCTGTCGCTGGACATCGCCGCACCCGAGGTGCTGCGCATGGAGGACTGGGTGACGGCCGCGCCGGGCACGCCCATTCCCACCCGCATCAATCTGCCCAAGGGCAAGTGGGTGCTGATCGGCTACGGCCGCTTCGGCCAGACCATCTCGGCCACACTGGACGAGGCGCGCGTGCCCTGGAAGGCCATCGACCCCGACCGGGACCTGGCCGGCGAAGCACGCCTGCAGCGCGGCGACAACTCCGAGGGCTCGCTGAAGGCCGCCGGCGTGGCACGGGCCAGCGTGCTGGTGGCCGGCACCGACAACGACACCATCAACCTGAGTGTCACCACCATTGCGCGCCGCCTCAACCCCGACATCTACGTCATCATCCGCCAGAACCAGTCGGCCGACCGGCTGCTGATCGATGCAGCACGCGCCAACCTGCGCGTGGTGCATTCGCAGCTGGTGGTGCGCGAGATCCTGCAGACGCTCAAGACCCCGCTGCTGGGCGATTTCATCAGCCTGGTGCGCCAGCAGGGCAACACGGCCGCCAGCCGGGTCATCGAACGCGTGATGGCCACGGTCGGCAACGCCGCACCCCGCAACTGGGCCTTCCACTGCGACCCCACCCAGCCCGGGCTCTTCAATGCCTTCTTCCGCAACCGGGGCGGCCGTGCGCTCACCATCGAGCAGATCCTGCGCGACCCGCGCCACCACGAGACCCGGCTGACGGCCCTGGCCGTGATGCTGGTGCGGCGTGGCGAGCGCACCCTGCTGCCCGATCCGTCGACCGAGCTGCGCCCCGGCGACCGGCTGCTGTTCATGGGTCAGGAAATGGCCCGGCAGCTGCAGCTCAACTTCCTGGAAGACCCGCTGGCGGTCGACTACGTGCGCACCGGCATCCAGCAACCGCGGGGCTGGCTGTTCCGCCGGCTGGACGCCTGGTGGCGGATGCGCCAGGAAGCGCGCCAGGTGCGGCAGGATTGA
- a CDS encoding protein-L-isoaspartate O-methyltransferase family protein produces MNIEQARFNMIEQQIRPWRVNDGRVLGILAEVRREDFVPAASQGMAFADTEVPLNIDGHASGQVMLAPKVEARLLQDLAIQPHEKVLEVGTGSGYGTALAAHCSRHISSWEIDPALAAFAAANLARAGLTDLQLHTGDGHEALKASDARWDVIILSGAVATEPADFLARLNAGGRLFCFIGEAPVMEARVYTRTDQGLQSLNLFETMAPALQGFPSVSHFHF; encoded by the coding sequence ATGAACATCGAGCAAGCCCGCTTCAACATGATCGAACAGCAGATCCGCCCCTGGCGGGTCAATGATGGACGGGTGCTCGGCATCCTGGCAGAAGTCCGCCGTGAGGACTTCGTGCCGGCCGCCTCGCAGGGCATGGCCTTTGCCGACACCGAGGTACCGCTCAACATCGACGGTCATGCCTCGGGCCAGGTGATGCTGGCGCCGAAGGTGGAAGCCCGCCTGCTGCAAGATCTGGCCATCCAGCCCCACGAAAAGGTGCTGGAGGTAGGCACCGGATCAGGCTACGGCACGGCGCTGGCGGCACACTGCAGCCGCCACATCAGCTCCTGGGAAATCGACCCGGCGCTTGCCGCTTTCGCCGCGGCCAACCTGGCCCGCGCAGGCCTGACCGACCTGCAGCTGCACACCGGCGACGGCCACGAGGCCCTGAAGGCCTCCGATGCCCGCTGGGACGTGATCATCCTGTCGGGAGCCGTGGCCACCGAGCCGGCCGACTTCCTGGCCCGGCTGAACGCCGGCGGGCGGCTCTTCTGCTTCATCGGCGAGGCTCCCGTCATGGAAGCCCGCGTCTACACCCGCACCGACCAGGGCCTGCAGTCGCTCAACCTGTTCGAGACAATGGCTCCGGCCCTGCAGGGCTTCCCCTCGGTCAGCCATTTCCATTTCTGA
- a CDS encoding TetR/AcrR family transcriptional regulator — protein sequence MRQVNTTTPSPARCKRPRAWERRKEQRPGELLDAALEVFVARGYAAARLDDVAARAGVSKGTLYLYYAGKEDLFKAVVRATILPVIEQFRHHIEQATGSSEQLLADVLKGWWSCFSKPQMGGIMKLILGEASNFPEIARFFNDEVTLPTHEVIRRLVQRGIERGEFRQPCDLDTATHLIMSPLILKLVWNHSVGQCCKPIIDPADFIRHHADLVLTLLRPDTATAAPCASTHTPDAPAQDALPPPLPA from the coding sequence ATGCGTCAGGTGAACACGACCACACCATCCCCTGCCCGCTGCAAGCGCCCCCGTGCCTGGGAGCGCCGCAAGGAACAGCGTCCCGGCGAACTGCTGGACGCCGCGCTGGAAGTCTTTGTGGCCCGGGGCTATGCCGCCGCCCGCCTGGATGACGTGGCCGCGCGTGCAGGCGTGTCCAAGGGCACGCTCTACCTGTATTACGCCGGCAAGGAAGACCTCTTCAAGGCCGTGGTGCGCGCCACCATCCTGCCGGTCATCGAGCAGTTCCGTCACCACATCGAGCAGGCCACCGGCAGCAGCGAACAGCTGCTGGCCGACGTGCTGAAAGGCTGGTGGAGCTGCTTCAGCAAGCCGCAGATGGGCGGCATCATGAAGCTCATCCTCGGAGAAGCCAGCAACTTCCCGGAAATTGCGCGCTTCTTCAACGACGAAGTGACCCTGCCCACCCATGAGGTGATCCGTCGGCTGGTGCAGCGCGGCATCGAACGGGGGGAGTTCCGTCAGCCCTGTGACCTGGACACGGCCACCCACCTGATCATGTCCCCGCTCATACTGAAATTGGTCTGGAACCATTCGGTGGGCCAGTGCTGCAAGCCCATCATCGATCCGGCCGACTTCATCCGCCATCACGCCGACCTGGTGCTGACGCTGCTGCGCCCGGACACGGCAACTGCGGCGCCTTGCGCCAGCACGCACACGCCCGACGCCCCGGCCCAGGACGCGCTCCCGCCCCCCCTGCCTGCCTGA